From a region of the Alkalidesulfovibrio alkalitolerans DSM 16529 genome:
- a CDS encoding TRAP transporter permease → MTHSKPSREDSLDRELEQDLGASGLSAEQKAGLKKVIAKESKAGRSLTGIWLMIFNLLGAFMVLFYLYSAGVKPVSVEWNRGIYVALTYVMIFLAFPLSRRSNMKRPTLTDLLMVGLSVFTVGYWIAEFEALNYRSGAETELDMWVGIIGLLVSIEACRRVLGPTMTLCGVFFLVYAYFGPYFPDIFAHRGFTVQRMAVTLFLEQDGVFGVMANVLVTYVVTFIFFGAFLQKSGVGRFFIDWPLALAGRTLGGPAKVSVIASAFFGSISGSAIANTVSTGTFTIPLMKRAGFKPHVAGAIEPAASIGGMFMPPIMGAGGFLMAELTNTPYVHIMLISIFPAFLYFFSVLSMIHLEAHRLNIRGLKEEELSESASSIFKKHWYKSVPLLIIVTMMLVGYSPGNAAFWATISCILISQFDKEYRMGPRQIWEAMIQGARATLVIGATVGVIGIIVGTIALTGIGLKFSDIVISLAQSMGDSISTISGGYFSPADAKLPIAIALIGIASLFLGMGVPVTASYLIIAVLAVPSLQAMLSDPSLHGDVATSAGIVTAAVAAHQIVYWFSQASNLTPPVCVAAYAGASIAGADPWKTGWTAFKFAKLLYVVPFLFAYDPAFMLAGTVSEITHAWVSALIGTMAFSVVSMGYFVRRTSVLQWIVAAVATLLCFHMHYSTNIIGVGMMLGLYFWQKAQNKRNPVPKGATVQEA, encoded by the coding sequence ATGACTCACTCGAAACCATCCCGAGAAGACTCCCTCGACCGCGAGTTGGAGCAAGATCTCGGCGCCTCCGGTCTGAGCGCCGAACAAAAGGCAGGACTGAAGAAAGTCATCGCCAAGGAATCCAAGGCCGGAAGATCGCTCACCGGCATCTGGCTGATGATCTTCAACCTCCTCGGCGCCTTCATGGTCCTCTTCTATCTTTATTCGGCCGGCGTCAAACCGGTGAGCGTGGAGTGGAACAGAGGCATCTACGTCGCCCTGACCTACGTCATGATCTTTCTAGCCTTCCCCCTGAGCAGGCGCTCGAACATGAAACGCCCCACCCTGACGGACCTGCTCATGGTGGGCCTGAGCGTCTTCACGGTGGGTTACTGGATCGCCGAGTTCGAGGCTCTCAACTACCGCTCGGGAGCCGAAACCGAACTCGACATGTGGGTCGGCATCATCGGCCTGCTGGTCTCCATCGAGGCCTGCCGCCGGGTGCTCGGCCCGACCATGACGCTGTGCGGCGTCTTCTTTCTGGTCTACGCCTATTTCGGCCCCTATTTCCCGGACATCTTCGCGCACCGCGGCTTCACCGTGCAGCGCATGGCCGTGACCCTGTTCCTCGAACAGGACGGCGTGTTCGGCGTAATGGCCAACGTGCTCGTGACCTACGTCGTGACCTTCATCTTCTTCGGGGCGTTCCTGCAGAAATCCGGCGTGGGCAGGTTCTTCATCGACTGGCCGCTGGCGCTCGCCGGGCGCACGCTCGGCGGCCCGGCCAAGGTCTCGGTCATCGCTTCGGCCTTCTTCGGCTCCATTTCCGGCTCTGCCATCGCCAACACCGTGTCCACGGGCACCTTCACCATCCCGCTCATGAAACGCGCGGGTTTCAAGCCGCACGTTGCCGGAGCCATCGAGCCCGCCGCCTCAATCGGCGGCATGTTCATGCCCCCGATCATGGGCGCGGGCGGCTTCCTCATGGCCGAACTGACGAACACGCCTTACGTTCACATCATGCTCATTTCGATCTTCCCGGCTTTTCTGTACTTCTTCTCGGTGCTCTCCATGATCCATCTCGAAGCGCACCGCCTGAACATTCGCGGGCTCAAGGAAGAAGAGCTTTCCGAATCCGCCTCCTCCATCTTCAAAAAGCACTGGTACAAATCCGTGCCGCTGCTGATCATCGTGACCATGATGCTCGTGGGCTACTCCCCGGGCAACGCGGCCTTCTGGGCGACCATTTCCTGCATCCTCATCAGCCAGTTCGACAAGGAATACAGGATGGGCCCCAGGCAGATCTGGGAGGCCATGATTCAGGGCGCGCGCGCCACGCTGGTCATCGGCGCCACGGTGGGCGTGATCGGCATCATCGTCGGCACCATCGCCCTCACCGGCATCGGTCTCAAGTTCTCCGACATCGTCATCTCTCTGGCCCAGAGCATGGGCGACAGCATCTCGACCATCTCCGGCGGCTACTTCAGCCCGGCCGACGCCAAGCTGCCCATCGCCATCGCCCTCATCGGCATCGCCTCGCTCTTCCTGGGCATGGGCGTGCCGGTCACGGCCTCTTATCTGATCATCGCGGTGCTCGCGGTGCCCTCGCTGCAAGCCATGCTCTCCGACCCGAGCCTGCATGGCGACGTGGCGACCTCGGCGGGCATCGTCACCGCGGCCGTGGCGGCGCACCAGATCGTGTACTGGTTCAGCCAGGCATCGAACCTGACGCCGCCGGTCTGCGTGGCCGCTTACGCAGGCGCTTCCATCGCCGGAGCCGACCCCTGGAAAACCGGCTGGACCGCCTTCAAGTTCGCCAAGCTGCTCTATGTGGTGCCGTTCCTTTTCGCCTACGACCCGGCCTTCATGCTCGCGGGCACCGTGAGCGAAATCACGCACGCCTGGGTCAGCGCCTTGATCGGCACCATGGCCTTCTCCGTGGTCTCCATGGGCTACTTCGTGCGCCGCACGAGCGTCCTGCAGTGGATCGTCGCGGCTGTGGCCACGCTGCTGTGCTTCCACATGCACTACTCCACCAACATCATCGGAGTGGGCATGATGCTCGGCTTGTACTTCTGGCAAAAGGCCCAGAACAAGCGTAATCCCGTGCCGAAGGGTGCAACCGTTCAAGAAGCGTAG
- a CDS encoding TAXI family TRAP transporter solute-binding subunit, with the protein MNKTWKLFLLACLALMLVAPAQAEARKTFLAYGGGPVGGTFNYFANAMSIYISRNVPDVEVSSEGSGGSGANLKRLNSKDVDFGIVYSGDAFLGAKGELPQDANKYTNVRAMAYLYGAPAQLVVKANSGITSAKDLVGKRVAVGNAGSGAAVACERFFAHLGLWDKIDKQFLGYSAAAAAFSDGKIDAFWVLVGYPNSSIIEAATRDSIKLIDVAVEAEESGFYEAYPFYSGVDIPAGTYSGQAAPVKSFQDSTLWCANKDVDEEIVYQSLKAIFSPEGLAHMVAATQTAREMSVKDGILGVSIPLHPGAVKFWKEQGLDIPAEIMP; encoded by the coding sequence ATGAACAAGACCTGGAAACTTTTCCTGCTCGCCTGTCTCGCGTTGATGCTCGTCGCTCCCGCGCAGGCTGAAGCCCGAAAGACGTTCCTCGCCTACGGCGGCGGCCCGGTCGGCGGAACATTCAACTATTTCGCCAACGCCATGTCCATCTACATCAGCAGAAACGTTCCCGACGTCGAAGTCTCCTCCGAAGGTTCGGGCGGATCGGGCGCGAACCTCAAGCGCCTGAACAGCAAGGACGTCGATTTCGGCATCGTTTACTCGGGCGACGCTTTCCTCGGCGCCAAGGGTGAATTGCCCCAGGACGCCAACAAGTACACCAACGTCCGGGCCATGGCCTACCTCTACGGCGCGCCCGCGCAGCTCGTGGTCAAGGCCAACTCCGGCATCACCTCGGCCAAGGATTTGGTCGGCAAGCGCGTGGCCGTGGGCAACGCCGGCTCCGGCGCGGCCGTGGCCTGCGAGCGTTTCTTCGCCCACCTCGGCCTGTGGGACAAGATCGACAAGCAGTTCCTGGGCTACTCCGCCGCCGCGGCCGCGTTCAGCGACGGCAAGATCGACGCCTTCTGGGTGCTCGTGGGCTACCCCAACAGCTCGATCATCGAAGCGGCCACCCGCGACTCCATCAAGCTCATCGATGTCGCCGTGGAGGCCGAGGAATCCGGCTTCTACGAGGCCTACCCCTTCTACTCCGGCGTGGATATCCCGGCCGGCACCTACTCGGGTCAGGCCGCTCCCGTGAAGTCCTTCCAGGACTCCACCCTGTGGTGCGCCAACAAAGACGTGGACGAGGAGATCGTCTACCAGTCGCTCAAGGCCATCTTCTCGCCCGAAGGGCTGGCGCACATGGTCGCCGCGACCCAGACCGCGCGCGAGATGTCCGTCAAGGACGGCATCCTCGGCGTCTCCATCCCCCTGCACCCCGGAGCGGTCAAGTTCTGGAAGGAGCAGGGCCTGGACATTCCGGCCGAGATCATGCCCTAG
- a CDS encoding CobD/CbiB family cobalamin biosynthesis protein, translating to MDIFGFPGFWLPFLALALDLAVGDPARLTHPVQLIGRLLDAQETFIRRLPEGWLRAAGIVATALNAAAVFLVVKLLCAIPYVGFAVGLYLAYAGLAAGQLFREGRDVRLALDEGRLADARAKLAGLVTRNTSAMTEQEVRAALAETTSENLNDGLVAPFLFLILGGPALLWAYKTVSTMDSMWGYRTERYEKLGFGCAKADDILAFIPARLTALAILGAGWCLGRRPEDAFSKVRADAAETSSPNAGWPMAAAAWVMDAAVGGPAVYFGEATQKPVLGPHEGRWDVEKSRELFKVLGFAGVGLCLLLLLYFGLLMSM from the coding sequence ATGGACATATTCGGTTTTCCCGGCTTCTGGCTTCCTTTTCTGGCCCTGGCTCTCGATCTGGCTGTGGGCGACCCCGCCCGCCTGACGCACCCCGTGCAACTGATCGGCCGTCTACTCGACGCGCAAGAAACTTTCATCAGACGTTTGCCCGAAGGCTGGCTCAGGGCCGCGGGAATCGTCGCAACTGCCCTCAATGCCGCCGCCGTGTTCCTTGTGGTCAAACTGCTCTGTGCGATTCCCTACGTCGGATTCGCCGTCGGACTGTATCTCGCCTATGCGGGATTGGCCGCGGGCCAACTCTTCCGGGAGGGCAGGGACGTGCGTCTGGCATTGGACGAAGGGCGGCTGGCCGATGCCCGCGCGAAGCTGGCCGGGCTCGTGACCCGCAACACCTCGGCCATGACCGAGCAGGAGGTGCGCGCCGCGCTGGCGGAGACCACTTCGGAGAATCTCAACGACGGTTTGGTCGCGCCGTTTCTTTTTCTGATCCTTGGCGGTCCCGCGCTGCTTTGGGCCTACAAGACAGTCTCCACCATGGACTCCATGTGGGGTTATCGCACGGAGCGCTACGAAAAACTCGGCTTCGGCTGCGCCAAGGCGGACGATATTCTGGCCTTCATTCCGGCCCGACTGACAGCCCTTGCGATCCTGGGCGCGGGGTGGTGCTTGGGCAGGCGGCCCGAGGACGCTTTTTCGAAGGTCAGAGCCGACGCTGCCGAGACGTCGAGCCCCAACGCGGGATGGCCCATGGCCGCCGCCGCCTGGGTCATGGACGCGGCGGTCGGCGGACCGGCGGTGTATTTCGGCGAGGCCACGCAAAAACCCGTGCTTGGCCCGCATGAAGGCCGTTGGGATGTCGAGAAGTCGCGTGAACTGTTCAAGGTGCTCGGCTTCGCGGGGGTCGGGTTGTGCCTGCTTCTGCTTTTGTATTTCGGCTTGCTCATGAGCATGTGA
- a CDS encoding MucR family transcriptional regulator yields MDDYLKEALEILKAQASVRTMSEEEMLSMVKSLSQGIQNIAGTGGVVEEEAEVVLDPKKAIKEKSIQCLECGKAFKILTKKHLATHGLTPDEYRSKWGYPKRSALVCKSLQRERRKKMKDMKLWEKRTGRKKA; encoded by the coding sequence ATGGACGATTATCTGAAAGAGGCGCTGGAGATTCTGAAGGCGCAGGCCAGTGTCCGCACCATGTCCGAGGAAGAGATGCTGTCCATGGTCAAGTCCCTGTCGCAGGGAATCCAGAACATCGCGGGCACGGGCGGCGTTGTCGAGGAGGAGGCCGAGGTCGTTCTCGATCCCAAGAAGGCCATCAAGGAAAAGTCCATCCAGTGTCTGGAATGCGGCAAGGCGTTCAAGATCCTGACCAAGAAACATTTGGCCACGCACGGCCTGACTCCGGACGAATACCGCTCCAAGTGGGGCTACCCCAAGCGCTCCGCCCTCGTCTGCAAGTCCTTGCAGCGCGAGCGCCGCAAGAAGATGAAGGACATGAAGCTGTGGGAGAAGCGTACCGGCCGCAAGAAGGCCTAG
- the proC gene encoding pyrroline-5-carboxylate reductase, with protein sequence MARIGFIGTGNMGAAIIKGLAGAGHSLTGTDLNRERVMELARDCGLSAADTPEAVAAAADYVVLAVKPQHMEALVRGLVPVLGPNKRLVSIAAGLSSERLREWSGGICPVVRVMPNTPALVGKGVSAVCFDGAADLDEDGRAVVLDIFKAVGEVHVLPEKDLDAFTAVVGSGPAYVFAFMEAVIEAGVSLGLTRDGATAMVKALFSGSCALAEQDGRHLSVLREMVTSPGGTTIAALIHMDRMGVRGHIVDAVRASCERSRELGKPS encoded by the coding sequence ATGGCGCGCATCGGCTTCATCGGCACGGGCAACATGGGCGCGGCGATCATCAAGGGACTGGCCGGGGCGGGCCATTCCCTGACGGGCACGGACCTGAACCGCGAACGAGTCATGGAATTGGCCCGCGATTGCGGGCTCTCCGCGGCCGACACCCCGGAGGCCGTCGCGGCAGCCGCCGACTACGTTGTCCTGGCCGTGAAGCCGCAGCACATGGAGGCCCTCGTGCGCGGCCTCGTCCCGGTGCTCGGCCCAAACAAGCGGCTCGTGTCCATCGCGGCCGGGCTCTCCTCCGAGCGCCTGCGCGAGTGGAGCGGCGGCATCTGCCCCGTGGTCCGGGTCATGCCCAACACGCCCGCGCTCGTGGGCAAGGGCGTCTCGGCGGTCTGTTTCGATGGCGCGGCCGATCTGGACGAGGACGGACGCGCGGTCGTCCTGGACATCTTCAAGGCGGTGGGCGAGGTCCACGTGCTTCCCGAAAAGGATCTGGACGCCTTCACCGCCGTTGTGGGCTCGGGACCGGCCTACGTCTTCGCCTTCATGGAGGCCGTCATCGAGGCGGGGGTGTCGCTTGGGCTCACGCGCGACGGCGCAACGGCCATGGTCAAGGCCCTCTTCTCAGGCTCGTGCGCCCTGGCCGAACAGGACGGCCGCCACCTGAGCGTCCTGCGCGAGATGGTCACCAGCCCCGGCGGCACGACCATCGCAGCCCTGATCCACATGGACCGCATGGGTGTACGCGGCCACATCGTCGACGCCGTGCGAGCCTCCTGCGAGCGCAGCCGCGAACTCGGCAAGCCGAGCTAG
- the ndk gene encoding nucleoside-diphosphate kinase, with the protein MIQRTLSIIKPDATARNLDGAILAMIQEAGLRVVAMKRLHLSCEQAGGFYAVHKERPFYNDLCAFMSSGPVVVSVLEGEDAIAKYRTLMGATNPEKAEDGTIRKRFAQNIEANSVHGSDAPETAAFEIAYFFNALEIVG; encoded by the coding sequence ATGATCCAGCGCACCTTGTCCATCATCAAGCCCGACGCCACCGCGCGCAATCTCGATGGCGCGATCCTGGCCATGATCCAGGAAGCGGGGCTGCGCGTCGTGGCCATGAAGCGCCTGCATCTGTCGTGCGAGCAGGCGGGCGGCTTTTATGCCGTGCACAAGGAACGCCCCTTCTACAACGATCTGTGCGCCTTCATGTCGTCCGGGCCGGTCGTGGTTTCGGTGCTCGAAGGCGAGGACGCCATCGCCAAGTACCGCACGCTGATGGGCGCGACCAATCCCGAAAAGGCCGAAGATGGCACCATCCGCAAGCGCTTCGCCCAGAACATCGAGGCCAACTCGGTGCACGGCTCCGACGCGCCCGAGACGGCCGCCTTCGAAATCGCCTACTTCTTCAATGCCTTGGAAATCGTGGGGTAG
- a CDS encoding ABC transporter ATP-binding protein: protein MLVLDAITKYFHRGSVNEVLALNSIRLTVEKGDFITIIGSNGAGKSTMLTAIAGGFLPDSGRMLMDGEDVTAWPEHKRARFIGRVFQDPLLGTCASMTIEQNLALALKRGKPRGLLPGVKAKDRELFRSQLAQIGLGLEDRLGDRVGLLSGGQRQSLTMLMATLVEPRLLLLDEHTAALDPKTANQILELTERIVREQQLTTMMVTHNMNQALKLGNRLIMLHRGEIILDIRGKEKESLRVEDLLARFYTIKGEAFSSDKMLLV from the coding sequence ATGCTCGTCCTAGACGCTATCACCAAATACTTCCACCGGGGCAGCGTGAACGAAGTCCTGGCCCTGAACTCCATCCGGTTGACCGTGGAGAAAGGCGACTTCATCACCATCATCGGCTCCAACGGCGCAGGCAAGTCCACCATGCTCACGGCCATCGCGGGCGGTTTCCTGCCCGATTCGGGCCGCATGCTCATGGATGGCGAGGACGTGACCGCGTGGCCCGAGCACAAACGCGCTCGCTTCATCGGCCGCGTCTTCCAGGATCCGCTCCTTGGCACCTGCGCCTCCATGACCATCGAGCAGAATCTGGCCCTGGCGCTCAAGCGCGGCAAGCCGAGGGGACTTTTACCCGGTGTAAAGGCCAAGGATCGCGAACTTTTCCGCAGCCAGCTCGCCCAGATCGGGCTTGGCCTCGAAGATCGCCTGGGCGACCGGGTGGGACTGCTCTCCGGCGGGCAGCGGCAGTCCCTGACCATGCTCATGGCGACCCTCGTGGAGCCGCGCCTGCTCCTGCTCGACGAGCACACCGCCGCCTTGGATCCCAAGACGGCCAACCAGATCCTCGAACTCACCGAGCGCATCGTGCGTGAGCAACAGCTGACGACCATGATGGTCACCCACAACATGAACCAGGCCTTAAAGCTCGGCAACCGCCTGATCATGCTGCATCGCGGCGAGATCATCCTCGACATCCGGGGCAAGGAGAAGGAATCGCTGCGCGTCGAGGATCTGCTGGCCAGATTCTACACCATCAAAGGCGAGGCATTCTCATCGGACAAGATGCTGCTCGTCTAG
- a CDS encoding ABC transporter permease, with protein sequence MILSQYAFLGALEQGFVYGLMALGVYLTFRVLEFPDLTVDGSLPLGAAVTSVAITNGHDPYLSLSFAMGAGFLAGVTTGVLNTKFKILHLLASILTMIALYSIIIRIMGRPNMTLLGKPTVFDPLISMGIAYHHASTLFFAAVAMLAVAFLIWFLRTEIGQTMLATGDNPQMIRSQGVNTHTVIIGTVGLSNALVALAGGLIAQNQGSADVNMGVGTIVAGLASVIIGETLFGCRTVLRAVIAAVIGSVLYRLAIAVALGLKIGDFSFQPSDLKLITAVLVVLALIAPQIKQTLRKRCSS encoded by the coding sequence ATGATCCTCAGCCAATACGCGTTTCTCGGCGCCCTGGAGCAGGGCTTTGTCTATGGCCTGATGGCCCTGGGCGTCTATCTGACGTTCCGTGTCCTCGAATTTCCCGACCTCACGGTGGACGGCAGCCTTCCGCTGGGCGCGGCCGTAACCTCCGTGGCCATCACCAATGGCCACGACCCCTATCTTTCCCTTTCCTTCGCCATGGGCGCGGGATTTTTGGCAGGGGTGACGACGGGCGTCCTGAACACCAAGTTCAAGATCCTGCACCTGCTGGCCAGCATCCTGACCATGATCGCCCTGTACTCGATCATCATCCGCATCATGGGCAGGCCCAACATGACGCTGCTTGGCAAGCCCACGGTGTTCGATCCGCTGATAAGCATGGGCATAGCCTATCACCACGCATCTACTCTGTTCTTCGCCGCCGTGGCGATGCTGGCAGTGGCCTTCCTCATCTGGTTCCTGCGCACCGAAATCGGCCAAACCATGCTGGCCACCGGCGACAACCCCCAAATGATCCGCAGCCAGGGCGTCAACACCCACACCGTCATCATCGGAACCGTGGGGCTTTCCAACGCCCTTGTGGCGCTGGCGGGCGGGCTCATAGCCCAAAACCAAGGCTCGGCCGACGTGAACATGGGTGTGGGCACCATCGTGGCCGGCTTGGCCTCGGTGATCATCGGCGAGACGCTCTTCGGCTGCCGCACGGTGCTTCGGGCCGTGATCGCTGCTGTCATCGGCTCGGTGCTCTATCGACTGGCCATCGCCGTTGCCCTGGGGCTGAAGATCGGCGACTTCTCGTTCCAGCCGAGCGACCTCAAGCTCATCACCGCCGTGCTGGTCGTCCTGGCCCTCATCGCGCCGCAAATCAAGCAGACCCTGAGAAAGCGATGCTCGTCCTAG
- a CDS encoding ABC transporter substrate-binding protein, with amino-acid sequence MKKLLALAFACLMFISVQADGLMAAKYVVSSTQIVEHPALDAVREGFRDTLAEKGLDVDLRVYVAQGSMDMAVQIANQMRGDNPDLILAIATPTAQAAAQRIRDKPILFSAVTDPVAAGLVKDMNKPGANISGMTDRSPVDRQMALIKEIVPDIKTLGVLYNAGEANSVVSFEQIKEECAKLGIVVEPRTVSTSADVYAAAKSLAGRVQAIAVPTDNTVISALESVVKVCEESKIPLFAADTDSVQRGVVAAIALDYYRMGKQTGEMAWRILTQGAKPADMPVESLTDLMLYVNLSAAKKFGVTLPEALVARADSVIE; translated from the coding sequence ATGAAAAAGCTTCTCGCCCTGGCCTTTGCCTGTCTGATGTTCATTTCCGTGCAGGCCGACGGCCTCATGGCCGCCAAATACGTCGTCAGCTCCACGCAGATCGTTGAGCATCCGGCGCTTGACGCCGTGCGCGAGGGCTTCCGCGACACCTTGGCCGAAAAAGGCCTGGATGTGGACCTGCGCGTCTACGTAGCCCAAGGCTCCATGGACATGGCCGTGCAGATCGCCAACCAGATGCGCGGCGACAACCCCGACCTGATCCTGGCCATCGCCACCCCCACCGCCCAGGCCGCGGCGCAGCGCATCCGCGACAAACCGATTCTCTTCAGCGCCGTGACCGATCCCGTGGCCGCGGGCCTGGTCAAGGACATGAACAAGCCTGGCGCGAACATCTCCGGCATGACCGACAGGAGTCCGGTGGACCGTCAGATGGCGCTCATCAAGGAGATCGTGCCGGACATCAAAACGCTCGGCGTGCTCTACAACGCGGGCGAAGCCAACTCCGTGGTCTCCTTCGAGCAGATCAAGGAAGAGTGCGCCAAACTCGGCATCGTCGTCGAGCCGCGCACCGTCTCGACCTCGGCCGACGTCTACGCGGCCGCCAAAAGCCTTGCAGGCCGCGTGCAGGCCATCGCCGTGCCCACCGACAATACGGTCATCTCGGCGCTCGAATCCGTGGTCAAAGTCTGCGAGGAAAGCAAGATCCCGCTCTTCGCCGCGGACACCGATTCCGTGCAGCGCGGAGTGGTCGCGGCCATCGCCCTGGACTACTACCGCATGGGCAAGCAGACCGGCGAGATGGCTTGGCGCATCCTGACCCAGGGGGCCAAGCCCGCCGACATGCCCGTCGAGAGCCTGACCGACCTCATGCTCTACGTGAACCTTTCCGCCGCCAAGAAATTCGGCGTCACCCTGCCCGAGGCCCTCGTCGCCCGGGCCGACTCCGTTATCGAGTAA
- a CDS encoding divergent polysaccharide deacetylase family protein, which translates to MQRWRQALSEADFGRRLRAFARRRWPWLAVAVFILVFGMAAAWLASFGNKPSPVAAPAPESSVVGHVGLVFEDYSGVAFEDELKRVDYSLLLTLRDTGVDPERFSLQEVTHIHEDDLDYLRQTILVRTRSSVDEFTALLKTHLTEHAPNSVVAAGDDGILRLSLMGRPTHELRLAPPETPPPTLPLRLSGQGVLAIVIDDLGENRSFAKALTRLPFPVTFAIWPHASHTAAVARTATAAGLDVIIHQPMEPKGYPRINPGPGALLTNMSEDEIRVAIRDSIARLPQAVGMNNHMGSAFTADAKAMRAVMAELAQKGLFFLDSRTSNISAANATAAEFNVVFLGRHIFLDNVPDEEAVLMQLHKAERIALKNGAAVAIGHPHPGTLAALERFATKHAPGLTMVPVSQLAGRVLRQDRATASSKPSTGAGTP; encoded by the coding sequence ATGCAGCGCTGGCGTCAGGCCTTGAGCGAAGCGGATTTTGGGAGGCGTCTGCGCGCTTTCGCGCGTCGTCGTTGGCCCTGGCTCGCGGTCGCGGTCTTTATCCTCGTGTTTGGCATGGCGGCCGCATGGCTCGCGTCCTTCGGGAACAAGCCGAGCCCGGTCGCTGCCCCCGCGCCCGAATCCTCCGTCGTCGGGCACGTTGGGCTGGTCTTCGAGGACTACTCCGGCGTGGCCTTCGAGGACGAGCTGAAGCGCGTGGACTACTCCCTGCTCCTGACATTGCGCGACACAGGCGTGGATCCAGAGCGTTTCTCACTGCAAGAAGTGACGCACATCCACGAAGACGACCTGGACTATCTGCGCCAGACGATTCTCGTGCGCACCCGCTCTTCCGTCGATGAGTTCACCGCCCTTCTCAAGACCCACCTCACCGAGCACGCCCCCAACTCCGTGGTCGCGGCGGGCGACGACGGCATATTGCGCCTTTCCCTCATGGGCAGGCCAACGCACGAACTGCGCCTCGCCCCGCCAGAGACGCCCCCGCCGACGCTGCCGCTCCGCCTTTCCGGCCAGGGCGTGCTGGCCATCGTCATCGACGACCTGGGCGAGAACCGGTCATTCGCCAAGGCGCTGACCAGACTGCCCTTCCCCGTGACCTTCGCCATCTGGCCCCACGCCTCTCACACCGCAGCCGTGGCCCGCACGGCAACGGCCGCCGGGCTCGATGTGATCATCCACCAGCCCATGGAACCCAAGGGATATCCGCGCATCAATCCCGGTCCCGGCGCCTTGCTCACGAACATGAGCGAGGACGAAATCCGGGTCGCCATCCGGGACAGCATCGCTCGGTTGCCCCAGGCTGTGGGCATGAACAACCACATGGGCTCCGCCTTCACCGCCGATGCGAAGGCCATGCGCGCCGTCATGGCTGAACTCGCGCAAAAGGGGCTCTTCTTCCTGGACAGCCGCACGAGCAATATCTCCGCGGCCAACGCGACGGCAGCCGAATTCAACGTCGTCTTCCTCGGCCGCCACATCTTCCTGGACAACGTTCCCGATGAAGAGGCTGTGCTCATGCAGCTTCACAAAGCCGAACGCATAGCGCTCAAGAACGGCGCGGCCGTGGCCATTGGGCATCCCCATCCCGGCACGCTCGCCGCGCTCGAACGCTTCGCCACTAAGCACGCGCCAGGACTGACCATGGTTCCTGTCTCACAGCTTGCGGGACGGGTCTTGCGCCAGGACCGCGCAACAGCCTCGTCCAAGCCGTCGACGGGCGCGGGCACCCCGTGA